A stretch of Telopea speciosissima isolate NSW1024214 ecotype Mountain lineage chromosome 11, Tspe_v1, whole genome shotgun sequence DNA encodes these proteins:
- the LOC122645978 gene encoding uncharacterized protein At1g51745-like, with amino-acid sequence MRDVEIEMGISDGLEGSDGVDCSVGSIVWVRRRNGSWWPGRILGPNELSASHLMSPRSGTPVKLLGREDASVDWYNLEKSKRVKAFRCGEFDDCIERAESSQGIPIKKREKYARREDAILHALELEKEQQKLGVVSNSTSSQMPGKNTSQMGNDHSKCGNLKLQDENVGDPIHVQKVKQGKQKSLEDNSEAIPRMRGLQDFGLRIASSKRKLSASTAPEGSRKFLVVDHMDILPNGGRSVGNANHISSSKNSLATKRKRSQGGMPEESIVKRRDRRRPLVQVLQSSAKLPVSHSFQSNDNAVSTLMHGEKEHTGVICRAKRSKCVYFPTDSNGMDHTEPPPDQMQISQTQFGIDNCHLPPGSLTKGSASDESMEDVESDYSGRDNLEPVIEEETTVFSGATTEMQPIEPSSGRYVSTDGFRVQGQSESMSTEELDQTATVAADGGVSKWQQKGKRNIRNLTKRPVEAVDGKFSNGSICEPYLEGRENDLNQRASGPGFYPGGEDLNYVYDEGDLIEKDAMRDQVSGFGNRRYPFVKSASKDWNRITDAVNSEEDPVWGTDGLSQSILRGYWENRSEYFDPIYGGHRLGNGMESTLVDVDIKVQASYQGEHVPLVSLMSRLNGKAIVGHPIQIEALEDGATDKLFSTHGGFDVENRFNDGSTGLPPVWRTARRTAMHRVPRPQLSSALEGDETADLHPYADLDSKPLYRKPYPGNLSHKARLMKKSLSQIRRPSITEKKFPKKLLKKVSISSQKTRTLSSIAIDQKSNGKTGNPKLANKSNMEGLIKPVETGLTTVTCIPVKLVFSRLLEAVGRPPRPAYHGVLKGDTERKPS; translated from the exons GGACTGGTACAATTTAGAGAAATCCAAGCGTGTTAAGGCATTTCGATGTGGGGAATTTGATGATTGTATCGAAAGGGCTGAGTCTTCCCAGGGCATTCctataaagaaaagagaaaaatatgcaCGTCGAGAAGATGCTATTCTTCATGCTCTAGAGCTTGAGAAGGAGCAGCAAAAACTAGGTGTTGTTTCAAATTCTACAAGCAGTCAAATGCCTGGGAAGAATACATCTCAAATGGGAAATGATCATAGCAAATGTGGAAATCTCAAATTACAGGATGAGAATGTGGGAGATCCTATACATGTACAAAAAGTCAAACAGGGGAAGCAGAAGAGCTTGGAAGATAATTCAGAAGCTATACCTCGGATGAGAGGCTTGCAGGATTTTGGGCTGAGGATTGCTTCTTCAAAAAGAAAGCTTTCTGCCTCCACTGCTCCAGAGGGTTCTCGTAAGTTTTTGGTGGTTGATCATATGGATATTCTTCCAAACGGTGGCCGAAGTGTGGGGAATGCAAATCATATCAGCAGCAGTAAGAATTCTTTGGCCACCAAAAGAAAACGATCTCAGGGTGGGATGCCTGAGGAATCAATTGTCAAGAGACGTGATAGACGCCGTCCTCTTGTTCAAGTATTACAGAGTAGTGCAAAATTGCCAGTATCACACTCTTTCCAGTCTAACGACAATGCTGTCTCTACCCTTATGCATGGTGAAAAAGAACATACAGGGGTGATCTGCCGTGCCAAGAGGAGCAAATGTGTATATTTTCCTACAGACTCAAATGGTATGGATCATACAGAACCTCCTCCAGACCAGATGCAGATATCACAGACACAGTTTGGAATAGATAATTGTCACCTTCCCCCTGGTTCTTTGACAAAAGGAAGTGCTTCTGATGAATCGATGGAAGATGTGGAATCTGACTATTCTGGGAGGGATAACCTGGAACCTGTCATAGAAGAAGAGACAACTGTATTTTCAG GTGCTACTACTGAAATGCAGCCCATAGAACCAAGTTCTGGCAGATATGTGAGCACTGATGGTTTTCGAGTTCAAGGGCAATCAGAAAGCATGAGCACTGAGGAGCTTGACCAAACTGCTACTGTTGCTGCTGATGGAGGGGTATCAAAATGGCAacagaaagggaaaaggaacatTCGGAATTTAACCAAGAGGCCCGTGGAGGCAGTAGATGGAAAATTCTCCAATGGATCCATTTGTGAACCATATCTTGAAGGAAGGGAAAACGACTTGAACCAAAGGGCATCTGGACCAGGTTTTTATCCTGGAGGGGAGGATCTGAACTATGTCTATGATGAGGGTGATTTGATTGAGAAGGATGCAATGCGGGACCAAGTATCTGGATTTGGAAATAGAAGATACCCTTTCGTGAAATCTGCTTCCAAAGATTGGAACAGAATCACTGATGCTGTCAATTCAGAGGAAGACCCAGTTTGGGGGACAGATGGATTATCTCAATCAATTCTAAGAGGATACTGGGAGAACCGAAGTGAGTACTTTGATCCAATATATGGTGGTCATCGTCTTGGTAATGGGATGGAATCCACATTGGTAGATGTGGACATAAAGGTCCAAGCAAGCTATCAAGGAGAGCATGTCCCTTTGGTTTCTCTAATGAGTCGATTGAATGGGAAAGCAATAGTTGGGCATCCAATCCAAATTGAAGCATTAGAAGATGGTGCGACCGATAAACTTTTTTCTACACATGGTGGTTTTGATGTGGAAAACAGGTTCAATGATGGAAGTACAGGACTCCCACCTGTCTGGAGAACTGCCAGGAGGACAGCCATGCACCGGGTCCCTCGTCCTCAACTTTCTTCTGCACTGGAGGGTGATGAAACTGCTGACCTTCATCCTTATGCAGATCTTGATAGTAAGCCTCTGTACAGGAAGCCATATCCAGGGAATTTAAGTCATAAGGCAAGGCTGATGAAAAAGAGCTTGTCTCAAATTCGCCGACCTTCAATAACAGAGAAGAAGTTCCCAAAGAAGCTCTTGAAGAAAGTAAGTATTTCTAGCCAGAAAACTAGGACATTGTCTTCAATTGCCATTGATCAGAAATCGAATGGCAAGACTGGCAACCCGAAGCTGGCAAATAAGAGTAACATGGAGGGGCTGATCAAACCAGTAGAAACTGGACTGACTACAGTTACCTGCATCCCTGTGAAACTAGTGTTCAGTAGGTTACTGGAAGCAGTTGGAAGGCCTCCAAGACCTGCTTATCATGGGGTCCTGAAGGGAGATACGGAAAGGAAACCATCATAG